A genomic stretch from Juglans microcarpa x Juglans regia isolate MS1-56 chromosome 3S, Jm3101_v1.0, whole genome shotgun sequence includes:
- the LOC121258371 gene encoding basic endochitinase C-like, which produces MNLVSWILFFAFMLAGSTSAEQCGMQAGGALCPNGLCCSQWGWCGNTADYCGTGCQSQCPSPPPPPSPIVPTPPPPPSPTPSGDDVSSIITSSLFDKLLPYRNDPRCEGSTNGFYSYDAFLAAARSFTGFGTTGDVDTRKREIAAFLGQTSHETTGGWATAPGGPFAWGYCFITERNKLDYCSPSAEWPCVPGKQYYGRGPIQLTWNYNYGQAGEALGYDLLNNPDLVATDPILSFKTAIWFWMTAQGNKPSSHDVIIGKWVPSAADISAGRLPGYGVITNIINGGLECGHGYDDRVANRIGFYTTYCDEFGVSYGDNLDCYNQRSFAYGAAIHMPVKYLINHIM; this is translated from the exons atgaaCCTTGTTTCATGGATTCTCTTTTTCGCTTTCATGCTTGCTGGATCAACCTCAGCAGAACAATGCGGAATGCAAGCTGGGGGTGCTCTATGTCCGAATGGGCTATGTTGTAGCCAATGGGGGTGGTGTGGCAACACGGCTGACTACTGTGGAACTGGCTGTCAGAGCCAATgcccttctcctcctcctcctccatctccCATCGTCCcaaccccacccccacccccaagCCCTACACCCAGTGGCGACGATGTTAGCAGCATCATCACCTCGTCTCTTTTCGACAAACTGCTCCCATATAGGAATGATCCCAGATGCGAAGGTAGTACTAATGGATTCTACAGTTATGATGCTTTCCTTGCTGCTGCACGATCTTTTACTGGCTTTGGCACTACTGGTGATGTTGATACGCGTAAAAGGGAGATTGCCGCTTTCTTGGGTCAAACCTCTCATGAAACCACAG GAGGGTGGGCAACTGCACCAGGTGGTCCATTTGCATGGGGATATTGCTTTATTACGGAAAGAAACAAACTCGACTATTGTAGTCCCAGTGCAGAATGGCCATGCGTTCCAGGCAAACAATACTATGGCCGTGGACCCATTCAACTCACTTG gAACTACAATTATGGGCAAGCAGGTGAAGCCCTTGGATATGATCTCCTAAATAATCCGGATCTGGTAGCGACAGACCCGATCCTATCATTCAAGACAGCCATATGGTTTTGGATGACCGCGCAAGGAAACAAGCCATCCAGCCACGATGTTATAATCGGAAAATGGGTACCTTCTGCCGCGGACATATCCGCAGGTCGACTTCCAGGCTACGGTGTCATCACCAACATAATCAACGGTGGGCTCGAATGCGGGCATGGTTACGATGATAGAGTGGCTAATAGGATCGGGTTCTATACGACTTACTGTGACGAATTTGGAGTAAGCTATGGTGACAACTTGGATTGCTATAATCAACGTTCTTTTGCCTACGGCGCTGCTATCCACATGcctgtaaaatatttaataaaccATATAATGTAA
- the LOC121258075 gene encoding L-ascorbate peroxidase 3-like, translated as MAAPVVDVDYRKEIGKARRDLRALIYNKQCAPIMLCLAWHNAGTYDAKTKTGGSNGSIRSGVELKHSANAGLEIAVGFCKEVKSKHPKITYADLYQLAGIVAVEVTGGPSTDFVLGRKDSLESPEEGRLPDARQGAKHLRDVFYRMGLSDKDIVALSRGHTLGKAHKERSRFESLPWTTDPLKFDNSYFV; from the exons ATGGCTGCACCAGTAGTTGACGTAGACTACCGCAAGGAAATCGGCAAGGCTCGTCGAGACCTTCGCGCTCTCATCTACAACAAGCAATGCGCTCCTATAATGCTCTGTTTAGc GTGGCACAATGCTGGGACCTATGATGCCAAAACGAAGACTGGAGGTTCTAATGGCTCAATCAGGAGTGGGGTGGAGTTGAAACATAGTGCAAATGCTGGTTTGGAAATCGCAGTTGGATTCTGCA AAGAAGTAAAGTCTAAACATCCAAAGATTACATATGCTGATCTCTACCAG CTTGCTGGCATTGTTGCAGTGGAAGTCACTGGAGGCCCCTCTACTGACTTTGTTCTAGGAAGGAAG GATTCATTGGAATCTCCTGAAGAAGGGCGCCTTCCTGATGCTAGACAAG GTGCAAAGCATTTAAGAGATGTCTTTTATCGCATGGGCTTATCTGACAAGGACATTGTGGCATTGTCTAGAGGCCACACATTG gGAAAGGCACACAAGGAGAGATCAAGATTCGAAAGTCTACCTTGGACAACTGACCCTTTGAAGTTTGATAATTCGTATTTTGTGTAA